The Actinomadura graeca nucleotide sequence CGCCTGGACGTTCTCCGGCACCGCCACCGGCCCCGTCGCACCCTGCGTGCCGGTGCCGGGGCCCGTCAAGGTGACCCGGCTGCCGGACGGCGGCGTCGGCGGCTGATCGCGTTCCGGACCGGCCCGCCGCGGAGCCGCGCGCGCCGGGCCGGTCCGATAGCCCCGGAGCTATGACAAGTTGCGAGTGACGGGACCGGGGTCCCGGGTGCCACAATCTCGTCCTCGCCGGCCGCGACGCCCGGCGTACAGGCGCGCGCCCGGCGGACAGGTCCAGACGACCGCCGCACCGCGTCCTGGACCGGGCCTGCTCCCCTCCGGCCCGGAGGCCCCCCGCCCGCCCACGACGTCTCCCCCCGGGAACCCCCGCCCCCCGCAACCGAGGAGGTGCGCCGTGTCCTTCCGGCCACGCGCCCTGTCCGTCGCCGCCGCACTGCTGGCGGCCGCATCAGTCCTGCCGGGCCCCGCCGCCCGGGCCACCGTGCCGCACTCCCCCGCCGCCGGGGCGGCACCCGCCACGCCCCAGCCGCGGGTGACCGTCGCGGGCGAGGAGAAGGCCGACGACGCCGTGGTGCGGTACGCGCCCACCGGCCGCAGCTGGCGCACCGTCATCCGCGAGCCCGGTTCCACCTACATCAAGGTGCACTTCGCGTCGCTGAAGCTGGTCCCCGGCGACCGCCTGACCGTCGCCGACCCGGCCGGCCGCGAGGTCCACACCTACCACGGCGACCCGACCGTGGCGCGCGCCCCCGGCGACGCGAGCTTCACGGTGCACGGCAGGCCCGGCTTCGCCGCGATGTCCGTCGAGGGCGACACCGCCGTGGTCACCCTGCACGCCGCGGCGCGGCGGAGCGAGGCCGCGGACCTGAACCGGCGGGACTACGGCGCCCGCGTCGACGCCTACTTCCGGGGCTTCGACGAGGCCGAGAGGGCCGCGGCCAACCCCGGCACGTTCAGCGTCTGCGGCACCGACGCCCGACGCGACGTCGGCTGCTACCAGACCAGCCACCCCACCGAGTACGCCCGCTCCGGCGCGGTCGCCCGCCAGCTGCTCAAGGGCGTCGGGCACTGCACCTCCTGGCGGGTCGGCAACACCAACCGCATGCTCACCAACCAGCACTGCATGGAGAGCGCCGCCGATCTGCGCGCCAGCGAGTTCCAGTTCGACTACCAGTGCGCCACGTGCGGCGGCAACGACCCGC carries:
- a CDS encoding trypsin-like serine peptidase, which encodes MSFRPRALSVAAALLAAASVLPGPAARATVPHSPAAGAAPATPQPRVTVAGEEKADDAVVRYAPTGRSWRTVIREPGSTYIKVHFASLKLVPGDRLTVADPAGREVHTYHGDPTVARAPGDASFTVHGRPGFAAMSVEGDTAVVTLHAAARRSEAADLNRRDYGARVDAYFRGFDEAERAAANPGTFSVCGTDARRDVGCYQTSHPTEYARSGAVARQLLKGVGHCTSWRVGNTNRMLTNQHCMESAADLRASEFQFDYQCATCGGNDPRAGTKVSGAELIKTSPLSALDYTLFSVNDFASIQKYGTLYLDVREPVASERIYIPGHGDTKPKRLSLYEDRDGGAYCKIDRVSSGVNTGYLCDSSGGNSGSPVLAASSHKVIALHHLGGCPNWGTRISLVNAEIAGQIDNSGPPRASR